A stretch of the Tolypothrix sp. NIES-4075 genome encodes the following:
- a CDS encoding MFS transporter has translation MKFNIRSMPIIGLITAESLSLMGNQIAAVAIPILVLRFTNSPIITGIASAANIVPIILAAIVGGRVIDRFGAWNISVAADVLSFFSVLALPFAFIYFDQVSPLLIFLLVFLGALFDPTGISARQTLVPNLAKLSGKPLPKINSWRGGLENAADFLGPVIGVGLIGVAGIVHTFLINAVTFLLCAGIFAIAVPRKQEIASMGNEGAAPRGVTFIFKHPQLRPLAIVGMVANFAILPFLGLLLPVLTTQKFHSTTLLGVCLSVFGLAATVGAAFFSRLSHRYSLSVIYYGGLLMTGGSMILCAISTHKYQVIICAGLAGLLLGAGNPLQQTILQEQTPKAIAGQVFTSLTAIHFIGGLFGLLFAGIFTEFSNVERVLLCFGCLLLTSAIFGWFRLPLKR, from the coding sequence ATGAAATTCAATATTCGCTCAATGCCAATTATTGGCTTAATCACAGCCGAATCCTTGTCTTTGATGGGAAACCAAATTGCGGCGGTTGCAATACCGATATTGGTCTTGCGGTTTACTAATTCTCCTATAATTACCGGAATTGCCAGCGCAGCTAACATAGTTCCGATTATATTGGCTGCAATTGTGGGTGGGCGAGTTATTGATAGATTCGGTGCGTGGAATATCAGCGTGGCTGCCGATGTGTTGAGTTTTTTCTCTGTTCTTGCCTTACCCTTCGCGTTCATTTATTTCGATCAAGTTTCCCCATTATTGATATTTTTGTTGGTATTTTTAGGGGCACTGTTCGATCCTACCGGAATATCAGCTAGACAAACACTCGTGCCAAACTTGGCAAAGTTGTCCGGTAAGCCATTGCCAAAAATCAATTCATGGCGAGGAGGACTTGAAAACGCAGCGGACTTTCTCGGTCCTGTAATCGGCGTTGGTTTAATTGGCGTAGCTGGAATCGTTCACACTTTTTTGATTAATGCCGTTACTTTTTTGCTCTGTGCAGGCATATTTGCGATCGCCGTTCCCAGAAAGCAAGAGATCGCATCGATGGGCAATGAAGGTGCTGCACCTAGGGGCGTGACTTTTATTTTTAAACACCCTCAACTCAGACCGTTGGCAATTGTCGGTATGGTTGCGAATTTCGCCATCCTGCCATTTTTGGGGTTGCTGCTTCCGGTGTTGACCACACAAAAGTTTCATAGCACAACTTTACTCGGTGTTTGTTTATCAGTTTTCGGGCTGGCAGCAACCGTTGGTGCAGCCTTTTTCTCACGACTTTCTCATCGCTACTCTCTTTCAGTCATTTATTATGGCGGATTGTTAATGACGGGAGGTTCTATGATACTTTGTGCTATTTCCACTCATAAATATCAAGTTATAATTTGTGCGGGTTTAGCTGGATTGTTGCTAGGTGCAGGCAATCCGTTACAGCAGACAATTTTGCAAGAGCAAACACCAAAAGCGATCGCCGGACAAGTATTCACCTCACTAACAGCGATTCACTTTATTGGTGGACTTTTTGGACTGCTGTTCGCCGGCATTTTTACCGAGTTCTCAAATGTTGAGCGGGTGCTTTTGTGCTTTGGCTGTTTGCTGCTAACCTCAGCAATCTTCGGTTGGTTTCGGTTGCCATTGAAACGGTGA
- the chlG gene encoding chlorophyll synthase ChlG: MSESTPITPNSNSAEAINADEEVKAVVESGSKARQLLGMKGAAAGETSIWKIRLQLMKPITWIPLIWGVVCGAASSGNYTWTLENVLKAGLCMLLSGPLMAGYVQITNDYYDREIDAINEPYRPIPSGAIPLPQVITQIWVLLIAGLAIAFALDKWAGNPFPTITSIAIIGSFIGYIYSAPPLKLKQNGWLGSYALGASYITFPWCTGHALFGDLNLTIVILTMFYSLAGLGIAIVNDFKSVEGDRQLGLQSLPVMFGVTNAALICVVMIDLFQGLIAAYLVSIHENLYAAILVLLIIPQITFQDMYFLRDPVNNDVKYQASAQPFLVLGMLVTGIALGHHAAI, encoded by the coding sequence ATGTCTGAATCAACTCCGATTACCCCAAATTCTAATTCTGCTGAGGCAATTAATGCCGACGAGGAAGTAAAAGCTGTTGTTGAAAGCGGTTCTAAAGCTAGGCAACTCCTGGGCATGAAAGGTGCAGCAGCAGGAGAAACCTCGATATGGAAAATCCGCTTGCAACTGATGAAGCCGATTACCTGGATTCCCTTAATTTGGGGTGTAGTTTGCGGTGCGGCTTCAAGTGGAAACTATACTTGGACGCTGGAAAATGTCTTGAAGGCAGGACTTTGTATGTTGCTATCAGGACCTTTGATGGCAGGTTACGTACAAATTACCAACGATTATTACGATCGCGAAATCGATGCCATTAACGAACCCTATCGTCCAATTCCTTCTGGCGCAATTCCTCTACCCCAGGTAATTACGCAAATTTGGGTATTACTTATTGCCGGGTTAGCGATCGCTTTTGCTCTCGATAAATGGGCTGGTAATCCATTTCCCACAATTACATCAATCGCGATTATCGGTTCTTTCATCGGCTATATCTATTCTGCGCCACCTTTAAAGCTGAAACAAAACGGCTGGTTAGGTAGTTATGCTTTGGGTGCAAGTTATATTACCTTTCCTTGGTGTACTGGTCATGCTTTGTTTGGCGACCTAAATTTAACTATTGTCATTTTGACAATGTTCTACAGTTTAGCTGGATTAGGCATCGCCATTGTCAATGATTTTAAGAGTGTCGAAGGCGATCGCCAATTAGGATTACAATCGCTACCTGTAATGTTTGGCGTCACCAATGCTGCTTTGATTTGTGTGGTGATGATTGATTTATTTCAAGGATTGATTGCAGCTTATCTCGTCAGCATCCATGAAAATTTATACGCGGCAATTCTCGTACTGCTAATCATCCCACAAATCACCTTCCAGGATATGTATTTCCTACGTGACCCAGTAAACAATGACGTGAAATACCAAGCAAGCGCTCAACCGTTTCTCGTTTTGGGAATGCTTGTGACTGGTATAGCACTAGGTCATCATGCGGCGATTTGA
- a CDS encoding Uma2 family endonuclease, which yields MFTITDLEQLQAEHPEWQMELVDGSVLVMGPSDYESEEIGAELIRLLANWVRPQRLGRVTGSSAGFILPSLEEDVKEADKLKRNLRAPDVSFVRADRLKRTKRDFVELVPDLMVEVKSKSDRLKTLQEKIQLFLQLGSTVGILIDPDELTLTIYRLNQEPIVLQDNDKLTLPDLLPGWELTVSELWPPVFE from the coding sequence ATGTTTACTATTACAGACTTAGAGCAACTGCAAGCCGAACATCCAGAATGGCAGATGGAACTGGTTGATGGGAGCGTGTTGGTTATGGGTCCATCTGATTACGAGTCAGAAGAAATTGGTGCTGAGTTAATAAGACTACTTGCTAACTGGGTGCGTCCACAGAGATTAGGACGAGTTACAGGTTCTTCGGCTGGTTTTATTTTGCCAAGCTTAGAAGAAGACGTAAAAGAAGCTGATAAATTAAAGAGAAACTTACGCGCTCCGGATGTATCTTTTGTTCGTGCCGATCGCCTGAAAAGAACTAAGCGCGATTTTGTGGAATTAGTACCAGACTTGATGGTTGAAGTCAAATCTAAAAGCGATCGCCTCAAAACGCTACAAGAAAAGATTCAACTATTTTTGCAACTTGGATCGACTGTGGGTATTTTAATTGACCCTGACGAATTAACTTTAACAATTTACCGACTTAACCAAGAACCGATAGTTTTACAAGATAACGACAAGTTGACTTTACCAGATTTATTACCGGGTTGGGAGCTAACAGTATCAGAACTGTGGCCCCCTGTGTTTGAGTAG
- a CDS encoding inositol monophosphatase family protein — MTDFWTTILEFAQTTTTRVGKQLMLDFGQVQASLKADGTLVTQADKWADRTICDAIASTFAGYGILSEEADKVFPGTEWCWVIDPLDGTTNFTRGIPIWSISLGLLYRGIPIFGYVYVPPTDQAFHGFWQGTSELTTPTGAFLNHHPIHSSADDPSNNHFFNLCSRSTAVIQDGFPCKIRMLGVASYNFLTVATGAVLGGMEATPKVWDIAAAWVIVQAAGGSWVSLKTEPFPLLSGEDYSDRSFPTVVVSRAELQPVFQPFVDQVKI; from the coding sequence ATGACTGATTTTTGGACAACTATTCTCGAATTTGCCCAAACCACTACCACCAGGGTAGGTAAGCAGCTAATGCTAGATTTTGGGCAGGTACAAGCTTCGCTAAAAGCTGATGGTACTTTGGTTACGCAAGCTGATAAATGGGCGGATCGGACAATTTGTGATGCGATCGCTTCCACTTTTGCGGGTTATGGTATCCTCAGCGAAGAAGCTGATAAGGTGTTTCCCGGTACAGAGTGGTGCTGGGTAATTGACCCTCTGGACGGCACAACTAACTTTACACGCGGTATTCCTATTTGGTCAATTTCCCTAGGTTTGCTGTATCGAGGCATACCTATTTTTGGCTATGTTTACGTGCCGCCAACTGACCAAGCTTTTCACGGCTTTTGGCAAGGTACATCTGAGTTAACAACACCTACCGGGGCATTTCTCAATCATCATCCCATCCACAGCAGTGCTGATGACCCCAGCAACAATCATTTTTTTAACCTTTGTTCTCGCAGTACAGCAGTTATCCAAGATGGTTTTCCCTGCAAAATTCGCATGTTAGGCGTTGCTAGCTATAATTTTCTCACAGTGGCGACTGGGGCTGTATTGGGCGGTATGGAAGCGACACCAAAAGTTTGGGATATTGCCGCCGCTTGGGTAATTGTTCAGGCAGCAGGCGGAAGCTGGGTATCTTTGAAGACAGAGCCATTTCCTTTATTATCGGGAGAAGATTATAGCGATCGCTCTTTCCCCACTGTTGTTGTCAGTCGTGCAGAATTGCAACCTGTATTTCAACCGTTTGTGGATCAAGTGAAAATTTAA
- a CDS encoding DEAD/DEAH box helicase has translation MNLFAELGISAERAEQLEKLGFTTPTNIQTQAIPQLLAGRDVVGQSQTGTGKTAAFSLPILEQLDVNHRAVQAIVLTPTRELAMQVHDAIEQFIGNDGLRVLAIYGGQSIERQISQLKRGVHMVVGTPGRVIDLLDRGCLKLDSVKWFVLDEADEMLSMGFIDDVEKILSQAPKERQTALFSATMPPSIRSLVNRFLRSPATVTVEQPKAAPNKINQVAYLIPRHWTKAKALQPILEMEDPETALIFVRTRRTAAELTSQLQGAGHSVDEYHGDLSQQARERLLTRFRNRQVRWVVATDIAARGLDVDQLSHVINFDLPDSPETYVHRIGRTGRAGKEGTAISLVQPFERRKQQGFERHVRQSWHVLTIPTRAQIEARHIDKLQEQVREALAGERLASFLPIVSELIEKYDPQAIAAAALQIAYDETRPAWLQQSDADIPSEDMSTPKPKLVKRREGSSDRPRTSWNKSDANSEEERRGTPKPKPRITRRSDVSMTPKKLGSPTARESAS, from the coding sequence ATGAATCTTTTTGCAGAATTAGGTATTTCGGCTGAACGCGCTGAACAACTAGAAAAACTAGGTTTCACTACACCAACCAATATTCAAACGCAAGCAATTCCTCAACTATTAGCCGGTCGTGATGTCGTCGGTCAATCTCAAACAGGAACAGGCAAAACCGCAGCATTTTCACTGCCAATTTTAGAACAGCTTGATGTTAATCACAGAGCCGTGCAAGCCATAGTTTTGACTCCAACTCGTGAATTAGCAATGCAAGTTCACGACGCGATCGAGCAATTTATTGGTAATGATGGATTGCGCGTGTTGGCAATTTATGGTGGTCAATCAATTGAGCGCCAAATTTCCCAACTCAAGCGCGGGGTTCACATGGTCGTGGGTACACCAGGACGTGTGATCGACTTGCTCGATCGCGGCTGTTTAAAGCTCGATAGTGTCAAGTGGTTTGTGTTAGATGAAGCCGATGAAATGTTGAGCATGGGCTTTATTGATGATGTAGAGAAAATTCTCTCACAAGCACCCAAAGAACGACAAACAGCTTTATTTTCGGCGACAATGCCGCCTTCGATTCGCTCGTTGGTAAACAGATTTTTGCGATCGCCTGCGACAGTAACAGTCGAACAGCCAAAAGCCGCACCAAATAAAATCAATCAAGTAGCTTACTTGATTCCCCGTCACTGGACAAAAGCTAAAGCTTTACAACCGATTCTGGAAATGGAAGATCCAGAAACAGCTTTAATCTTTGTCCGCACCCGACGCACAGCCGCCGAACTCACCAGTCAATTGCAAGGAGCGGGTCATAGTGTCGATGAATACCACGGTGACTTGTCGCAACAAGCGCGGGAACGGTTATTAACTAGGTTCCGCAATCGTCAGGTGCGCTGGGTGGTAGCAACTGATATAGCGGCACGCGGTTTGGATGTCGATCAACTATCGCACGTCATCAACTTCGACTTACCCGATAGCCCAGAAACCTACGTCCACAGAATTGGTCGGACAGGTCGCGCTGGTAAAGAAGGAACCGCAATATCTTTAGTGCAGCCGTTTGAAAGACGCAAGCAGCAAGGTTTTGAGCGCCATGTGCGCCAAAGCTGGCATGTATTAACGATTCCCACACGCGCCCAAATTGAAGCGCGACACATCGACAAATTGCAAGAACAAGTGCGGGAAGCCTTAGCTGGCGAACGTCTGGCTTCATTTTTGCCGATTGTCAGCGAATTAATTGAAAAATACGATCCGCAAGCGATCGCAGCTGCTGCATTGCAAATCGCTTACGATGAAACTCGTCCCGCTTGGCTGCAACAATCAGATGCTGACATTCCTTCTGAAGATATGTCCACTCCCAAGCCGAAGTTGGTTAAGCGTCGTGAAGGTTCAAGCGATCGCCCGCGTACTTCTTGGAATAAATCTGATGCTAATTCTGAAGAAGAAAGACGCGGTACTCCCAAGCCCAAACCTCGCATCACCCGTCGCAGTGATGTTTCTATGACACCGAAAAAGCTTGGTTCACCTACTGCTAGAGAATCTGCTTCTTAA
- a CDS encoding aldo/keto reductase: protein MATITLGQNGPTVAPLCIGTWAWGDKLFWNYGNGYSSEQLKEAFIAALETGVTFFDTAEVYGLGMSEEFLGQFMQQREQQVQIATKYGPAPWRFTSQSVADALTASLKRLQVERVALYQVHWPFAFFMSQQTLMNALADEVQRGRIATIGVSNYSAEQMREAHDILAKRGVPLAVNQVRYSLLTRQIESNGIFAAARELGVTILAYSPLAQGLLTGKYTTDSAETPNGARKIDPRFSKQGLEKIAPVISLLRTISEKRDRTPAQVALNWLIAQGNTIPIAGAKTAQQVRQNAGALNWQLTDDDIAQLDEVSRPWLH from the coding sequence GTGGCAACCATCACATTAGGACAAAACGGACCGACTGTAGCACCTCTTTGCATCGGTACTTGGGCTTGGGGTGATAAACTTTTTTGGAATTATGGCAATGGCTATAGTTCCGAACAACTCAAAGAAGCCTTCATCGCAGCACTAGAAACAGGTGTCACTTTCTTTGATACTGCCGAAGTTTACGGCTTGGGAATGAGTGAAGAATTCTTGGGGCAATTCATGCAACAACGGGAGCAGCAAGTGCAAATAGCTACTAAATACGGTCCCGCACCTTGGCGATTTACATCTCAATCAGTTGCCGATGCCTTAACAGCCAGCCTCAAACGCTTACAAGTCGAGCGAGTTGCTTTGTATCAAGTGCATTGGCCCTTTGCCTTTTTCATGAGTCAACAAACTCTGATGAATGCCCTTGCAGATGAAGTGCAGCGCGGCAGAATCGCTACAATTGGCGTAAGTAATTACTCGGCAGAACAAATGCGAGAAGCGCACGATATCTTAGCTAAACGGGGTGTGCCTTTGGCTGTGAATCAGGTACGCTACTCTTTACTGACGCGGCAAATCGAAAGTAATGGCATTTTTGCTGCTGCCCGTGAGTTGGGTGTGACAATCTTGGCATACAGTCCTTTAGCGCAGGGATTACTCACAGGTAAGTACACAACTGATAGCGCAGAAACTCCCAACGGTGCGAGGAAAATTGACCCGCGATTTAGTAAGCAAGGCTTGGAGAAAATTGCACCAGTGATATCTTTGCTACGCACTATTTCTGAAAAACGCGATCGCACTCCCGCTCAAGTTGCTCTCAACTGGTTAATTGCTCAAGGAAACACAATCCCGATTGCTGGAGCAAAAACCGCTCAACAAGTACGACAAAACGCCGGCGCTTTGAACTGGCAATTAACTGATGATGATATTGCCCAATTAGACGAAGTTAGCCGTCCTTGGCTGCATTAA
- a CDS encoding BCD family MFS transporter — protein sequence MASGDLSDSGSAFVSVPRIKVLTMFRLGLYQMALGIMSILTLGVLNRVMIEELKVPALIAAGTIAMHQFVSPTRVWFGQISDSKLLFGYHRTGYIWVGAVLFAIASFLAVQVVWQLGFSLQAGTWTTQTTTWAIFLAFIFALYGLAIGFSSTPFAALLVDVSDEDNRSKLVGVVWSMLMVGIIVGAIISSGLLKQIALNAPLDVLRSQINRLFLIVPAIVVGLCILATGGVEKKYSHYTTRSTAVEREDKITLGKALRVLTASRQTGIFFSFLLLMTISLFLQDAVLEPYGGQVFKMTIAETTKLNAFFGTGTLLGLSITGFLIAPRLGKKNTTKLGCVGVAICSLLIILAGTTANPKLLQLSLILFGFASGVTTTGALSLMLDLTAVETAGTFIGAWGLAQAMAKALATVCGGGLLNLGKAFLTTPLQAYGLVFATQAVGILLALWFLSQVNVREFQNNAKLAIASIMSNDLD from the coding sequence ATGGCAAGCGGTGATTTATCTGATTCTGGGTCAGCTTTTGTGAGTGTGCCGCGAATCAAAGTTTTGACGATGTTTCGGCTGGGCTTATATCAGATGGCTTTGGGTATTATGTCGATTCTCACTTTGGGAGTGTTGAATCGAGTCATGATTGAAGAGTTGAAGGTGCCAGCTTTAATTGCAGCCGGAACGATCGCTATGCATCAATTTGTCTCACCAACGCGGGTTTGGTTTGGACAAATTTCCGATTCTAAATTGCTGTTTGGCTATCACCGCACTGGTTATATCTGGGTGGGTGCGGTTTTGTTTGCGATCGCTTCTTTTTTAGCGGTACAAGTTGTTTGGCAACTCGGTTTCAGTTTGCAAGCAGGAACTTGGACAACTCAAACTACAACTTGGGCAATATTTCTCGCTTTTATCTTCGCACTCTACGGTTTGGCGATCGGTTTTAGTTCAACACCTTTCGCAGCGCTGTTAGTTGATGTTTCCGATGAAGACAACCGCTCTAAATTAGTCGGGGTTGTTTGGTCAATGCTGATGGTGGGGATCATTGTCGGGGCAATTATTAGCAGCGGCTTACTCAAGCAAATTGCTTTAAACGCACCGTTAGATGTACTGCGATCGCAAATTAACCGTTTGTTTTTAATCGTACCCGCAATTGTCGTCGGATTGTGCATTCTTGCGACAGGTGGCGTAGAAAAAAAATATTCTCACTATACTACTCGTTCGACGGCAGTTGAGCGCGAAGATAAAATTACTTTGGGCAAAGCGCTGCGAGTGCTAACAGCGAGTCGGCAAACTGGGATATTTTTCAGCTTTTTGCTATTAATGACCATCAGCTTGTTTTTGCAAGATGCAGTATTGGAACCTTACGGTGGTCAAGTGTTTAAGATGACGATCGCCGAAACAACAAAGCTGAATGCTTTCTTTGGTACGGGAACACTTTTAGGTTTGAGTATCACCGGCTTTTTGATTGCCCCGCGTTTGGGAAAGAAAAACACCACCAAGCTGGGATGTGTGGGGGTAGCGATATGTTCGCTATTAATTATTTTGGCAGGGACAACTGCTAACCCGAAGCTGTTGCAATTAAGTTTAATTTTGTTTGGCTTTGCTTCTGGTGTGACGACAACCGGAGCGTTAAGCTTGATGCTGGATCTTACAGCTGTGGAGACTGCGGGAACATTTATCGGTGCTTGGGGGTTAGCGCAAGCAATGGCGAAGGCACTTGCTACAGTATGTGGTGGTGGGTTGTTGAATTTAGGGAAAGCTTTTTTGACAACCCCACTTCAAGCTTACGGATTGGTGTTTGCCACCCAAGCTGTAGGTATTTTGCTGGCGCTGTGGTTTTTAAGTCAAGTGAATGTCAGAGAATTTCAGAATAATGCAAAGCTTGCGATCGCCTCTATTATGTCAAATGATTTAGATTAG
- a CDS encoding dienelactone hydrolase family protein — protein sequence MPIAQLTDMQIEQKEVMISTPDGEMPAFLCTPTEPDRKPAVLLFMEAFGLTSHIRDVATRIAKVGYVVLAPDLYYRELPNNKFGYDEVEQAMAMMWRLDFGKPVEEDIRAALAYLKSRSDVYPDKVGVTGFCLGGGLTFLTACKMSDAIAAAAFFYGMVLDEWIDAVINITVPVYLFFGGVDPFIPQERVKQIESRFKELDKEYTLKVYSDADHGFFCNERSSYNPLAAEDSWHELTRFFDKHLQEVV from the coding sequence ATGCCCATTGCCCAATTAACCGATATGCAAATCGAACAAAAAGAGGTGATGATTTCCACCCCCGATGGAGAGATGCCGGCTTTCTTGTGTACACCTACTGAACCTGACCGCAAGCCAGCCGTCCTGCTTTTCATGGAGGCTTTTGGCTTAACGTCGCACATTCGAGACGTGGCAACGCGGATTGCCAAGGTGGGTTACGTAGTGCTTGCGCCGGATTTATACTATCGCGAGTTGCCGAACAACAAGTTCGGATACGACGAGGTTGAGCAAGCAATGGCTATGATGTGGCGTCTCGATTTTGGCAAGCCCGTAGAAGAGGATATTCGGGCAGCGCTGGCTTATCTGAAGTCACGATCGGATGTGTACCCAGATAAAGTCGGCGTTACAGGGTTTTGCTTGGGTGGTGGATTGACCTTTCTCACTGCTTGCAAAATGTCGGACGCGATCGCTGCGGCAGCCTTCTTTTATGGTATGGTTTTAGACGAGTGGATCGACGCAGTAATAAACATTACTGTCCCCGTATACTTATTCTTCGGTGGTGTCGATCCATTTATTCCTCAAGAACGTGTTAAACAAATCGAATCCCGGTTCAAGGAACTCGACAAAGAGTATACCTTGAAGGTTTACAGTGATGCCGACCACGGGTTTTTCTGCAACGAGCGTTCTTCTTACAACCCCTTGGCAGCGGAAGACTCTTGGCACGAGCTTACACGGTTCTTCGATAAACATTTGCAGGAAGTTGTCTAA
- a CDS encoding Uma2 family endonuclease, producing the protein MNTVITPEKIELPPGAVLKLLGNWQEYQRMVLQLGDRSLPRIKYRPGEILLMAPLPEHGRDASLLSLVAITLLDHLNCKYDSFTPITMSLPEISGIEPDYCFYIENWRAVVGKNRIDWENDPPPDLVIEIDVTSYSDINDYLPYKVPEVWFLKNKHLLVYKLQGESYVLGESSYYHNVREIVQQCLQIANEQTTSEAIRWLRNFLQ; encoded by the coding sequence ATGAATACTGTAATTACACCAGAAAAAATTGAATTACCTCCCGGCGCTGTGTTGAAACTTTTGGGGAACTGGCAAGAGTACCAAAGAATGGTTTTGCAGTTGGGCGATCGCTCCCTCCCCCGTATTAAATACCGACCAGGAGAAATTTTGTTGATGGCACCTTTACCTGAACATGGAAGAGATGCTAGCTTGCTCTCCTTGGTGGCGATAACTTTACTTGACCATTTAAATTGCAAGTACGACTCATTTACGCCCATAACCATGAGCTTGCCAGAAATAAGTGGTATAGAACCGGACTATTGCTTTTACATTGAAAATTGGAGAGCTGTAGTAGGTAAGAACCGTATCGATTGGGAAAACGATCCGCCACCCGATTTGGTAATTGAAATAGACGTTACTAGTTATAGCGATATTAATGATTATCTCCCTTACAAAGTGCCAGAGGTTTGGTTCTTAAAAAATAAGCATTTGTTGGTTTATAAATTGCAGGGTGAAAGTTATGTGCTTGGAGAAAGCAGTTATTATCATAATGTGAGAGAAATTGTCCAGCAGTGTTTGCAAATTGCAAATGAGCAAACAACAAGTGAGGCAATTAGGTGGTTAAGGAACTTTTTGCAGTAG
- a CDS encoding MDR/zinc-dependent alcohol dehydrogenase-like family protein, with protein MKGLWLENNQLQLRTDIPIPQPPPGEALVRVLRAGICNTDLELLRGYYPYTGILGHEFVGVVAQGPENLVNKRVVGEINAVCGKCRFCRSGQPTHCENRTVLGIVNRNGAFADYLCLPIENLHPVPDNVPTEVATFTEPIAAALEIQQQIPLSVNQRVLVVGDGKLGQLVAQTLALTGCDLLAVGRHRDKLANLEARGIKTGFAEAVTDRAFDVSVECTGNPEGFAIARRALRPRGTLILKSTYAGNLSLDVSSLVVDEITLIGSRCGPFPAALDLLAAEKVDVQPLIDATYPLSDALAAFEQAQRKGVMKVLLEMS; from the coding sequence ATGAAAGGACTCTGGTTAGAAAACAACCAACTACAACTTCGCACAGATATCCCCATTCCTCAACCACCACCAGGAGAAGCGCTGGTGCGCGTTTTGCGTGCAGGTATCTGTAACACTGACTTAGAATTGCTCAGAGGTTATTATCCCTACACCGGCATTTTAGGACATGAATTTGTCGGTGTCGTTGCCCAAGGACCAGAAAACTTAGTTAACAAGCGAGTAGTCGGAGAAATTAACGCCGTCTGTGGCAAGTGTCGCTTTTGTCGCAGCGGACAACCAACGCACTGTGAAAACCGCACCGTCTTGGGTATTGTCAACCGCAACGGCGCTTTTGCTGATTATCTCTGTTTGCCGATAGAAAATCTACATCCCGTGCCCGATAACGTGCCTACAGAAGTAGCAACATTTACCGAACCTATAGCCGCAGCCTTGGAAATTCAGCAGCAGATACCGTTAAGTGTAAATCAGCGCGTGCTAGTAGTGGGAGATGGTAAGTTAGGGCAACTTGTAGCGCAAACACTCGCTTTGACAGGCTGCGATTTGTTAGCTGTGGGGCGTCATCGTGATAAACTTGCTAATTTAGAAGCACGAGGTATCAAAACTGGCTTCGCTGAAGCTGTTACAGATAGAGCTTTTGATGTTTCTGTAGAGTGTACCGGCAATCCCGAAGGATTTGCGATCGCTCGTCGTGCCCTACGTCCGCGTGGTACATTAATACTCAAAAGCACCTATGCAGGCAACCTCAGCCTTGATGTTTCCTCTTTAGTTGTAGACGAAATTACTCTCATCGGTTCGCGTTGTGGTCCATTTCCTGCCGCACTCGACTTGCTAGCAGCAGAAAAAGTAGACGTACAACCTTTAATTGACGCTACCTATCCCCTTTCTGACGCGCTTGCCGCTTTTGAACAAGCTCAACGTAAAGGAGTTATGAAAGTGTTGTTAGAAATGAGTTAG